From Clostridia bacterium, a single genomic window includes:
- a CDS encoding FAD-dependent oxidoreductase, translating to MGASKGEQVVIESQDRRVIIIGGGATGSLLLWELSRRGVAASLLEQEELAFGATGRCHGLLHSGARYAVTDPAAAQECWRENQILRRLASFAVDPTGGWFVSLAQDDPDYVQEWLEGCRHLGIPVRSIALAEAREQEPLLSPEVTAVYQVPDGAIDPFLWVREVVAEALARGAEYYPHTRVEAIEVVEGRAAGVWATNTRTGEKQYLPGWAIINAAGAWAAQVAQLANCKVPLALSKGTLLVFGRRLVQRALNRLRPPGDGDILLPHRTASILGTTALAVEQPSAFEATSTEIEQLLQLGRELIPALDRERLIRAFSGVRPLCAPAAEAGAGQPVGGGAGGSGNSSCKGNAKSGRAISRDFHIIDHGQQEGLWGFYSVVGGKLITARLMAEKAADLIMFGSGAKEARKVIMGKSYGLEAKLTGAKLEPARELGLICECEGVSKEMLLSAAGHPSQGSGQGKAVSLVKIRHLTRLGMGSCQGFWCGYRAAGELVAAGLLSPLEGRLQLREFWEERLRGMQPVARGTQLLQAELLRLGAKGLLETRSAWESALPGPAKPAEPAAARETFKPNYWKRFDVLVIGAGLAGLVAALAAARRGVRVAVLAQGWGLLELSSGAITAGPPGSRPNLEELAHLLRLTPEQVLEALAFLREELLAAGLPYWVGQEGTPHGMIDAWGNRVPVWGAPESLLVPPELGNPTRFPIITWEELQGFYPALMAQPDWDGRLDLVRLKLKDLGVGVQGWSTVQLARYFENEFSENPSCLLRLGRQIRQALMSKGSVARRGDALGFPAVLGLGKSSSIIGQLEALLGCRVVEIPTLPPSVSGLRVAQALRQRARELGITLVLGFPVVAQRVGNRWQAAVTGIGAPYGAEGRSLILATGGLVGGGAEVNRAGGLRDTVLAQENPSWINFNFWPAGRAAVGTGIDLTQRWWGNAVAVITGYWAGLQAAAGKR from the coding sequence ATGGGAGCATCAAAGGGTGAGCAGGTAGTGATTGAAAGCCAGGACCGACGAGTAATAATCATCGGGGGTGGGGCCACCGGATCGCTTTTGCTCTGGGAATTGTCCCGGCGAGGGGTTGCCGCTAGCCTTTTGGAGCAGGAAGAATTGGCCTTTGGGGCCACCGGCCGATGCCATGGGCTTCTCCACAGCGGAGCCCGCTATGCTGTCACCGATCCGGCTGCTGCTCAGGAATGCTGGCGGGAGAATCAAATTTTGCGCCGCCTGGCCAGCTTTGCCGTTGATCCCACTGGGGGCTGGTTTGTGTCGCTGGCCCAAGATGACCCTGATTATGTCCAGGAGTGGCTGGAAGGCTGTCGCCACCTTGGTATTCCAGTCCGCTCCATCGCTTTAGCTGAAGCTCGGGAACAGGAACCGCTCTTAAGTCCAGAAGTGACGGCTGTTTATCAGGTGCCGGACGGGGCCATCGATCCCTTTTTGTGGGTGCGGGAGGTGGTAGCCGAAGCCCTGGCCCGGGGGGCTGAGTACTATCCCCACACCCGAGTGGAAGCCATAGAGGTGGTTGAGGGTCGAGCGGCGGGGGTATGGGCAACCAACACCAGGACCGGGGAAAAACAGTATTTGCCCGGTTGGGCCATAATCAATGCGGCCGGCGCTTGGGCGGCCCAGGTAGCCCAGCTAGCTAATTGTAAGGTACCCCTGGCTCTTTCCAAAGGCACCCTTTTGGTATTTGGCCGCCGATTAGTGCAGCGGGCTCTCAATCGACTGCGACCCCCAGGGGACGGAGATATATTGTTGCCCCACCGTACGGCATCGATTCTCGGCACCACCGCTTTAGCGGTGGAGCAGCCCAGTGCTTTTGAGGCTACGTCCACCGAGATTGAGCAGCTGCTTCAGCTGGGACGGGAGCTGATACCAGCGCTCGATCGGGAACGCCTGATCAGAGCCTTTTCGGGGGTTAGGCCCCTATGTGCTCCGGCAGCGGAGGCAGGTGCTGGGCAGCCGGTTGGCGGCGGGGCTGGCGGCAGCGGTAATAGCAGCTGTAAAGGCAACGCTAAATCGGGGCGGGCCATAAGCCGGGATTTTCATATCATCGATCACGGGCAACAAGAAGGGCTATGGGGATTCTATTCGGTAGTAGGTGGGAAGCTGATAACTGCCCGGCTAATGGCGGAGAAGGCTGCTGACTTAATAATGTTCGGCTCCGGCGCGAAGGAAGCAAGAAAGGTTATAATGGGAAAGTCTTATGGGCTTGAGGCTAAGCTGACAGGGGCAAAGCTGGAGCCAGCCCGGGAGCTAGGCCTGATATGCGAATGCGAAGGGGTTTCCAAAGAAATGCTCCTTAGCGCTGCTGGCCATCCATCCCAGGGAAGCGGGCAGGGCAAAGCTGTTAGTCTAGTGAAAATCCGGCACTTGACCCGCCTAGGCATGGGCAGTTGTCAGGGCTTTTGGTGCGGGTACCGGGCGGCAGGAGAGCTGGTGGCAGCGGGACTGCTTTCGCCCCTGGAGGGGCGGCTGCAGCTGAGGGAGTTCTGGGAAGAGCGGCTTCGGGGCATGCAGCCGGTCGCGCGGGGGACTCAGTTGCTCCAGGCGGAGCTGTTGAGGTTGGGGGCCAAAGGCCTGCTGGAGACCAGGTCGGCTTGGGAGTCTGCGCTTCCTGGCCCAGCGAAGCCGGCGGAGCCGGCCGCTGCAAGGGAAACCTTCAAGCCCAACTACTGGAAGCGATTTGATGTCTTGGTAATAGGGGCCGGGTTGGCCGGGCTGGTGGCAGCCCTGGCGGCTGCCCGGCGGGGCGTACGGGTGGCCGTTTTGGCCCAAGGGTGGGGTTTGCTGGAACTTTCCTCGGGTGCCATTACGGCTGGGCCGCCGGGCAGCCGCCCCAATCTGGAAGAGCTAGCTCACCTGCTGAGATTAACACCGGAGCAAGTCCTGGAAGCCTTGGCGTTTTTGCGGGAAGAGCTTTTGGCGGCAGGCTTGCCTTATTGGGTCGGCCAGGAAGGAACTCCCCATGGGATGATTGACGCCTGGGGCAATAGGGTACCGGTATGGGGGGCTCCGGAGAGCTTATTGGTGCCACCGGAGCTAGGCAATCCTACCCGGTTTCCGATCATCACTTGGGAAGAGTTGCAAGGCTTTTACCCAGCGTTGATGGCTCAGCCGGACTGGGATGGCCGATTGGACCTGGTGCGCTTAAAACTAAAAGACTTAGGCGTTGGGGTCCAGGGTTGGTCGACCGTCCAACTGGCCCGGTATTTCGAGAATGAGTTTTCCGAGAACCCTTCCTGCTTGTTAAGGTTAGGCCGCCAGATCCGCCAGGCCCTCATGAGCAAGGGGTCAGTCGCCCGTCGAGGAGACGCCCTCGGTTTCCCGGCGGTCCTGGGTTTGGGAAAGAGTAGCTCGATCATAGGGCAGCTGGAAGCGTTGCTGGGCTGCCGAGTGGTGGAAATACCTACGCTGCCGCCGTCGGTGTCGGGTTTGCGGGTGGCTCAGGCCTTGCGGCAACGTGCCCGGGAACTGGGAATAACCCTGGTGCTTGGCTTTCCGGTGGTAGCTCAAAGGGTAGGGAACAGGTGGCAAGCGGCAGTCACTGGCATTGGTGCCCCATATGGGGCCGAAGGCCGGAGCTTAATCCTGGCAACTGGCGGGCTGGTAGGCGGAGGTGCGGAGGTTAACCGGGCCGGCGGCCTTCGGGATACAGTTTTAGCTCAAGAGAACCCAAGTTGGATAAACTTTAATTTCTGGCCGGCGGGCAGGGCGGCCGTGGGTACGGGAATCGATCTCACCCAGCGGTGGTGGGGAAATGCGGTGGCGGTCATAACTGGCTACTGGGCCGGCCTGCAAGCCGCCGCTGGGAAAAGATAA